In Terriglobia bacterium, the genomic window AATGGTCTTTCACGGGAAGGATTATCACCAGGACTGTTACAAGAAGGTCTCGCACTCCGCCAAATCGAGAAAGAACTAATTAGCCGCAGATGACGCGGATGACGCAGATGGGGCCGTATAAGACTCTTGGACGGCCACATCTGGGTCATCCGCCTCATCTGCGGCTAAAAATCCTCCTCTGATCGGGATGGCGCGCCGATTGCTCATGAATTCGGCATGAATATGCGACGCATCCATAAGCCGGATCCGATGCCGCCGGAGCCGGTTCCCAATCCGCAGCCAACTCCGGCGCCGGCCCCCCGTCCAGAGCCGGCTCCGATCCCAGTTCCGCCTATTCCGACAGCGTCCCTAGCGCGACGCCCGGAATAACTTGCTCTGGAGACTCTGCGCCTTATCCAGATGCATTTCGAGTTTCGGCAGCCGATCCTCGGCATACTTTTTCAGGTCAGCGTCCTGGGCAATGCCGATCTGATCGCGAAACATTTCGGCGGCCTTCTGATGATCTGCGACCATCATGTTGATGAACTCCCGATCGAATTCCGCCCCGGACAGCCCGCTCATTCGGTTCAAGTCCTTCAGCGCATCGGCCGATGTCGTTTCCGGCTCCGGCACGTTCTTGTCTTTCATCAGATCCGAGAGATCCTCGAGGGCTGTCGTGTGATCGTTCTGGATCATGTTCGCGTAATCCCGAACGTCAGAGGTTTCCGACTTCTGCAACGCAAGCCGCGCTGCGGCGATATCGCAAAGGTCGGCCTGGGCCGTTTTCATCATGAAGTCCTGCCCGGCCGGCGAAACGGCAGGGGGGCGGTTACTGCGGGCGGCCTCGACGCTGGAATGACTGCATCCCGTCAGAGCGAAGACCGCCGCCAGGACACACGACCAGAGTGTCAGATGCCGATTTCTCTTCATTTTCGATGCACCTTAACTAACGGTAAAGTAGGAAGAAAATGATCAGGATCAGAATAATCAGGCCAATCGGGACATACATAAACCCCTCCTCTTTTGCTGGAGGCACCTGCGATGCCATGCGGGAGACACACATTTCTCAACAGGTTGAAGCACGCAGCGGATTCCGGACGGGGTAAAATTTCCATATGCGGATCGTTACCTACAACATCCACAAGGGACGTGGAATGGACGGCCGCACCTCCATCAAACGCATAGCCGAAGTTCTCGGCGAACTCGACGCGGACATCATCGCGCTTCAGGAAGTTTTTGCGGTCTGCGAGGCCCACGCCGGACAGGTGGAGAGTCTGGCCAGCGCCCTCGGATTCCATGCCGCATTCGGCCGCACACGTCACCACCGGGGACGGCCATACGGTAACGCGATTCTGACGCGATGGCCGATTGTGGCTTCGTGTGAAATGGACATTTCGCGGGCAAACCGTGAGCGCCGCGGTTGTATCCGCGCGGACCTGAAAACGCCTGGCGGTATCCTGCACGTTTTCAATATCCACATGGGAACCAGCTACTTCGAGCGGCGGCATCAGGTAAGGAGTCTGCTGTCGTCCAGGCAAATTGATCAGGACCTGACGGGGCCTCGCGTTCTGGTGGGTGACTTCAACGAGTGGATCAAAGGACTGACGACGCGGCTGCTGTCGGACAAATTCGAAAGCCTGAACCTCGCCCTGCACGTTCGAAAGAGACGCAGTTATCCCGGCATCCTGCCGCTCCTCCATCTGGATCACATTTATTTCGAGCGGCCTCTGCACGTGCAGAAAGCGGAACTCATCCGCACCCGCCTTTCGAAGGTGGCATCGGACCACCTTCCGCTGGTAGCGACATTTCGATGGGGTGAGGCCGCATAAGCTTAAGCGGCATCGGAAACTTATTGAAGCATTGCATCATTAGAGGTTTTTTCATTTCAAATTTAGAAATGAACCAACTTCTAATGATGCAATGCTGTAAGAAGTCTCCTAAGCCTCCTCCATCCCCTTCCGTGAAAGATCGCTATAATAGAGATATATGACCTTGAAAGAGCGGTTGTACCGTTTTCGCTCCTTCTGGATCTTTCCGATTGCCGCCGTTGTTCTTCTGCG contains:
- a CDS encoding DUF4142 domain-containing protein translates to MKRNRHLTLWSCVLAAVFALTGCSHSSVEAARSNRPPAVSPAGQDFMMKTAQADLCDIAAARLALQKSETSDVRDYANMIQNDHTTALEDLSDLMKDKNVPEPETTSADALKDLNRMSGLSGAEFDREFINMMVADHQKAAEMFRDQIGIAQDADLKKYAEDRLPKLEMHLDKAQSLQSKLFRASR
- a CDS encoding endonuclease/exonuclease/phosphatase family protein, with the protein product MRIVTYNIHKGRGMDGRTSIKRIAEVLGELDADIIALQEVFAVCEAHAGQVESLASALGFHAAFGRTRHHRGRPYGNAILTRWPIVASCEMDISRANRERRGCIRADLKTPGGILHVFNIHMGTSYFERRHQVRSLLSSRQIDQDLTGPRVLVGDFNEWIKGLTTRLLSDKFESLNLALHVRKRRSYPGILPLLHLDHIYFERPLHVQKAELIRTRLSKVASDHLPLVATFRWGEAA